The Neodiprion lecontei isolate iyNeoLeco1 chromosome 6, iyNeoLeco1.1, whole genome shotgun sequence sequence TCAACCTTGTGACTTTCGTTAGATTTGAATACATGAATACACAGCTTATAGGGAATCcttgtatttaaataaatatcaacTGCTGGGCTTTACCAGCATATTTGATTTATGATCAATTGAGTACTGACACAATGAGACCATGTAAGTTTTAATCAGTGCTCTAAATAATCAAGCTCATAtcttcattaaaaattttatcaagaCCTACGTACTTGTCACAATTGCACATAACCGACTAACACCTTAATACAAACTGGAGTTTCTACCAACTGGTGAAAGCTAAGAAGCATAATGACTGTACATAGTTATACAGGGTCATTTTTTCGTTGCTGAAAATAAGTATGACTAACGCAACCGTTCCAGCTAGGACCTGCAGAAGCAGCTCTCTCTCACTGAAGGGTCGTAATCAGCAACGAAAAAATGACCCTGTGCATTACATGTATGTTGGAAAGTATCAAAGGCTGGTTCTTTGTTCCGttcgttatattatttttagtgATAATCCAGGACttctataaatatttcagcCGACCACAGTCATGTGATGTTGGAATGGAAATAAGAGATCAAAGATTCGAACTCTGGatcaagaaatataaaaaatgctAAGCTTCTCAAGCTCAAATATTCAAATCTCATGTGTTATATATTTTCCAGAGATTTCTGTGCCGTATTATGTACAATATCTCTGCTGAGATGTGGATTACAGCAAAATCAACATACAGATGAAGTTTGTTAATACAGTAGGAGctacttcaattttttctgacCTCAAAATTATTATCTGCATTTGAGAATTGTAACCCAGTATCTTCAGAAGTAATACAGATCTGAGAAGATTAGTGAATTAGCGATATTGTGATATGCCGTCGAATATACATTAGGAATCTGTACCAGAAGCTTTGATCGATCGAGCTTGATCAAAAGTTCAGCTAATCACCAATACCAAGTTCTTATGGTAAGATTATGGTAATTAAGTAAATATAGGTCAGCACATAATTTAACATCAAGCTAACTTACCAAGATTCATTCACCACATAAGAACTTGTTATCAAAACTCAGTATGAGTGACAAATTGGGTTTTCAATCAAGCTTGATCGATCAAAACTTTGGAAGCAATTggatatatatttaattcaattatttgatgCTTTCATATACAGATGATATCAATTCGATTTAATTTAGAATATACCTGATCAAATAATCATCAAACATTGTTATACATACAATTTTAGATGACGATTAGCAGAATGGACAAAGGTCAACGTCTGCTATTGTTAAATACATGTGATGTCCGATTACACATCCAGTTATCACAATGACACatattcaaacaattaaaTTAGTGATTAGAGGTGATGGGTAAGACTAACGAGCGCGTGGAATTGGTGACGTAGAAATGTAGGTCATGACATAGACGATTATCAGACTGTAATCAGCACCTACTTACAGAGTATATGCTCGTGCAATCTTAGATACTAATAGATAGCTGAGAAATACACAGAATCTAATTTAAAATCGAACTTAGCCTTTTGACGCAGTTAATTAAATAAGTTGATTTTAATTGCTGTATAAAAGTTGGCATGCAATCTAAACtaggtaattatttttttatcaacaactTACAGGCACAGATGGAGACAATCATCataaagaaaagaaggaaTGATTCATAGGAGTGAAGGGGTACGTATGAATCACTACATGAGACGCAAAATAATGGCACATGccggatttatttttatgttattaGTTTGGAAAACGTTAGTGGAAATCCAATTGAAAACACTACTCATTTTCAACTGAcgatatgaaataataatgttgTAACGACAGATATTTTGTTGCACACTCACCTTGAagaattatttgtaatttgtaaaattatttcaactatAAGGTACTAGTATAAAATGATGGAGTTGAAAAACTTTGCCCACAAAATGTAGTATCCAAACATGATATATTCACGGGACTCATTTATTGGTTAAAGtacaaaatacttttttttagtaaaaaacACATTAAACTCTATGAAGAGCAATTTAAAACACTACATTCAATCCATTGTTGGACACCCAACGAGGATAGAAAATAAACCGCAATACATCAATGGTAACTCACAGCCAACTGAATTCTGAAACTCGGTGAGAAAATTCAGTGCCGCTTATGTGTTCACAAAGTATTCGTGAAATTCGCAGCGTCAAGCTCATGACACGCATGCATACATCACAAATTTTCTGTTTACTGTTCTACCGTTCTGTCGATGAATTCAACACAAGCTCGAACCTTGTTGATATAAGAATAAAACTAATAGCGTTGCGTAATTTATTCATCGGGCGAATATAATTAAACAACTATTGACGCTAACTGTATTTGAGACTGATCTCCTTTATAAGCTGCGTATGATGCCAGCTGtaatttcttcttctcgtttATGTCGacttcaaaattttgatatcCACGTGACTTACCAATCTGTCGAGACCTGTGCCTGGTCCACCGATGTAGATTTTAAGTGTTGTGCTCAAGTTTTatcttgcattttttttcttttgaacgTGTATAAACAAGCCAAGGCCAATATTTAAACTTGTTAAATATTCAAGACGATAATGTTACTCATACTCACGAAtaatgttgaataaattttcattcaagatATTGGGCACGATAGGTACTTTATTACAATACGGGTGCGTAACTCACTGTGCGTTAGAATACGTCGGTGATTTTGTCGTGGTAAGTTGTTTTTATAACTACTGTTATCTGCAAATGCGTCCATTATATCATTATAATCTGACACTACTAATGTTACTTTGAGGTTAGAGTTTATCCGTTGAACCTCTGCCGATATCTAGAATTACCGCACGCAATAACGATTGGTCCTAAATGAAGTATCGTCGCTCAAGTCCTACTCTGCCGACCGCGCAAAACAGATGTCACCAGTCTTCGTCTAAATAGATTTTTGCCGCGATAATTCGTATCATTCTAAACTACAAGAAGTTGTCGTTGTCTTCGACTTTTCGATGTTTTGTAATTTGGAATCGAATCATAAACAAGCTGTGGTAAAACATCAAATGGGAATAATGTGTTCTTTATATAAATATCGACAGCCTATGAAGTGATAGTCCTGAGTCACCATGTATATAATAACTTTCTCATTATCTATTTCTTGACTTTTAACTCGATGATACATGCAAATTATCTTGCCTTCCTATTGTGGTTCACTTCTTTTCCcctacattttattttctcattttactaatttgtttttctttctaagTAATTGTTGTCTCGTATTTCAGTGTACAGGGCCTTCCATGGAGCCAACAATTTACAGTAACGATGTACTACTAACGGAGCACGTATCACCGCGACTACAACGTATACACAGAGGAGATATAGTTATCGCAAAATGCCCATCGAACCCATGTCAACACATTTGCAAACGGGTGACTGGTGTCCCAGGAGACAAAATACATGACGGCTTTTCAACTTACATCGTGAGTTCTGTGTTGTTGACATGCCAATGCTCACGCAACACGTTAAAAAATGTACACGCGAGCGGCAAAATGTTAAAAAGTTGGACGtattaaagaaattttaaaaaatatgacgaACCTGGGGAGTTACTGctctttgaataattttgtattttttgagaaCAGAAATCCGAGCGCTCATCGGAATAATGAAGAGCGTCGACGACGCATGGCTCGTATTATACGTGTTTGTTGTTTACTGTTTTCAGGTACCTATTGGTCATGTTTGGCTCGAAGGTGATAATAGCAACAATTCATCGGATTCTCGTATGTACGGCCCCGTTCCACAGGCCCTGTTACGAGGTCGTGCAATGTGCAAAGTTTGGCCGCCCAGCAATATTACCGTGTTCACGACGAATTACGCCCACCACAAGTGAAACATGTACCTAACTAATACAAGCAAATAGTGCAGTGTATTCGTTACCTAGATTACTTGTattcatttcatatttttctgcACCGAACATTACTGGCCATTATATAATGCATATATTCCACGGTAGCAGTAATTGTGCATAAGATGTATGCAATTTAGaagtaaaaatatgtttcttAAATCTTTGTTATCTATCCTTCCCTAATCTTCTACATTTTCttacagaaaaataaacagataACCGTTTTGTTAGACTTAAATACTTATAAGGAGTATCTAGAGCAAAAATTAGCTGATAGTTGGTTCAGCTTGTCTCAATCTGGTGTTATTTACTTATGTGATTCACCAACGGAATCACGTTAATTTTACTAACATTCGAAGTTACTGAATATGATCGTTTTATGATTTAGAATGATCTGCACTGCTCGTAATTTCGTGTATTCTGAATTATCTGGAGTCTCAATTGGTTCTGCGTTTAATTTAGTTCCTTTTTCTCTGGTGTCTAAAAATGATTCAACGTTACAGCAGTCTGATTTGAAATAATCTTCAATAGCGGAATGAGTTTCTGGAAAAGACTCCTGATTGACCGGTGGCTACATCAGTGCAAGACGATTGGGCTTGAAGGGGCCAGCTACGTGTGGGTTGAAGTTAAAGAAATAAACTTAACAATGAAGACAATACATACTACATAGCATTACACGAATGTAAGTTCGGTTGCGAAATAACTAATGGTATGTTGGTGCCAGAGGTGCCAGACCACTGCACTCTGAAGTGGTAGATATGGTAATTGCACGTCGATAAGCTGCGGTACAGAGAGAGTACCGCAGTAATTATCGGCTGGTACGAAACTTCCGAAAATAAGAATCTTCAGTCAACTTACAATGTATCCAAATCTCCCATTTCTTTTGTACATATTTCTAATGAGTACTTCTAAATTACAGATAAtgatttcaattgaaataattgatgtGAGAATATCACATTGCGTTAACTGAAGATCATAATCTTCAGTCAATGCATATTGCAATGATGATTAATTTGTGaacatttgaaataataacgcAGTACTATgatacgaaataaatatacattagTCAGTAGAACAGTGAGTCTAACACATCGAATGCGAGATAAGGAAGCAGATTAATGTAGCTTATCTCGAAACggcatttttctttaaaaataacaGAGCCAAATACGATGACAGCTTAAATATATATGCGGTAGGTCAAGATTCAGAGAAAACCCACTCTTCAATATAGCGGCCAAACAAATTCCATTTATCGCAAAGACAGTAAACAGTGTGGAtaattactttcaaaaaatgtaatgttAAGACATGGGTGCATGTAAATCAGTGTTGAGGATCCATTAAAATGAAGGTCGCAGCGTGTTGCGGAATTATAAAAAGACGACACCGAGAATACGTCTCGGAGTCGGAttccaatttatttcaaactccGACCAAAGAAcgtaacaaataaaacaacGATCTACCTACAGTGTGGAAATACTCTACTGTTTATTCACTTTATCTGATAATCTGAAGCGAAACCAGGATATTTTGTGACTTTATCCTCGGTTGGAAAAGTGGCCAACGTCTTTTGGTCACGCATCAAACGACAACGAATGGGCTTTCGAGAATTTTGGTCTAACAATTTGATTGGCTACTGAATGGCTTTAAGGAATAACTCAGTCACGGCAAAAGGTTTACCCATGAAAGAGGCGGCGAATTATCTTTACTTGGGCGCATCACAATTTCCGAAACGTGTACTAATATTAAAtgcatttttaatattcttgtatattttttgttaacgtCGATGGCTCTAAAGTAGCTTTGGGCTGAGCTATATTTCTTCATACAGTAAATTCATTCAATGTCAAGGACATGTGTCAAGGATAAAACGAGGCACCGCACAAACGAAGAGCGCTTCTTATAaccctggtgaaaatttgaccATTTTAATCATTTGGGTGCGTGAAGGAAGTGAGACGCACAAGGAAGTGTAGTTTAGATTCGGTGTTACTTCGTGTATCGGCAAAACTTGCACTTCAAATTTGTTTGCTAAATGAGTGAATTTCATGCTATGGAATACGCAAAATGTTGCTTTAGTTAACGCCATTGAAAACCTAACCGAACATTATCAAAAGGTAACCCCAACAAAGATTCACTAAAATTTTCCTCCTCCCGCTCGTGCTGTACAGAAACATCAAAACACGTACCCGTTTCGCTTTCGTTTACTACAAGTTTCGTATAGAGTGAATTGTTGTATAATCACGCTAAACATTGAGTTGTCAATTATGTAAACATTTCTTGTCATCATGCgagaacaaaattttctcgcCTTTCTAGATTTGCAAGTAATTTTAACTTGTTTATTGTACCTTGCTTTGTCGGCTACGGAATTTCACCTTTACTgacgaaaataacaattttgtgATATCGAGGCGACACCTTATCTCTATGCAAATATTACAAAACACGACTCATTGGAACGTATGTCtttatgataaaattattctcaagtaCTATATATTGTCCGATAGTTATTCACTCTTTGGCTTGTAGGGATAGAACTTAGCTGCTATATGTAATATACTACACGCACGTTGACGGTTCAAACCTATAATTAAACTAGTGTCAGTTGTTCTTAcctaaatttgaaattgaatttattttcctagCGAATATTGTAACTCTATAAATAGTCAAAAATTACCTAATTTTAGGCATAATGCTGAGCAGCAGAATGAAGCACATCCTGCACTGCATCCTTTTGGCATTGGTCGTGGTTGTGTTCTGTCTTGTGTCGGGTGGACTACGGTGGAATTCTGATAACCAAGTAAAATTGGACCCATGGAACGACTATGGACTCGTGGGGGCATTCGTTCTATATTTTCTTCGTATACTGACGTTCCTTTCTTTTCCTCAAGTGCTTTTCAACTTTGTTGGATTAACAATGTACAATGCATTCCCTGATAAAGTTGTTCTTAAAGGCTCACCCTTGCTAGCGCCTTTTATTTGTATAAGAGTAGTTACAAGAGGAGACTACCCTCATTTAGTAAAAACGAACGTAAATCGAAACATGAACAAGTGTACAGAAGCTgggcttgaaaattttcaaatagaaGTTGTTAGCGACAAGCCAATTGGTCTTGCACCGCATCGGAGAGTTAGAGAGCTTGTCATTCCAGCCAATTATCGAACTTCAACCGGTGCACTTTTTAAAGCTCGGGCATTGCAATATTGCCTTGAAAATTCCGTCAATGAATTGGCAGATCATGACTGGATCGTACATTTGGATGAAGAAACTTTGCTCACAGAAAACTCAGTTCGCGGTATACTTAATTTTGTACTTGACGGAAAGCATCAGTTTGGTCAAGGACTAATTACATATGCTAATGAAGATGTGGTCAACTGGATTACTACCCTTGCCGATAGCTTTAGAGTCGCTGATGATATGGGGAAGCTTAGACTTCAATTCTCCATGTTTCATAAACCACTGTTTAGTATGAAAGGTTCCTACGTTGTTACTCAGGtgagagatattttattatttatcgattACGATAGATTCAAGAGACCTTTTACTTGTgaatatttgaacaatttttacatTCTCATAAAAATCATGGTACTCAAATTTAAGATTTCATTGTAACATTCTATGagagtttgaaattcaattgagcttgtgaaaaataaaatccttCAAGAAGCAATACTATACTCTGACGTTGATAAGTCTCAGTTTAAACAGtgattgaacaaaaaaaaattatatgaaaatatgctGGTcaagattttatttaaaaaaatatgcagtTTTTATCATATCCATTTCGAAAGAAGAGTACATACCTCATAAATATGTTCTTGAAAAGTGAGCTTTGCACTTAGAATTTGTGTATCCGTACTTTCCTGGGTACCAGATATATTTGCCTTTTGATTTACTTCAATATCCATGAAGCAATGTTATAATAGAACAGGTAGCATGTTTACTCAATGTACACTTTGAGGTGTTCCCCCTGTTTGACATAGATAACTACATTGACTGATGGAAAGTAATATTTTCCTATCATATCTCTGACTTGTATTAGTGACTAAATACCGATAAGCTGATATCAATTCAGATCGTCGAATTATACATCAGATTGCTGTATGCTTGAATGATCGGCGTTCTTTGTCAGAGTCTCTACTGATTCTTAATCTACAACAGTTAATGTTTGCTGAAACAGATACAAGTCTGTCTAATTAGTCTCAatacttgtgaaaatttgtatgatTTTTGATACATGTTTTATTGCAGGTGGGTGCAGAAAAGCAAGTTTCATTTGACAATGGTTTAGATGGGTCGGTAGCTGAGGACTGTTTTTTTGCAATGAAGGCGTTCAGTCAAGGGTACACGTTTAATTTTGTGGAGGGTGAAATGTGGGAAAAATCACCATTTTCCTTACTGGACTTTTTGCAGCAGAGAAAAAGATGGCTGCAGGGTATACTGTTGGTCGTTCACTCGAAAGTAATTCCCATTAAAAAGAAGATACTGTTAGCAATATCTTGTTATTCATGGGTGACATTGCCTCTTTCTACTTCAAACGTAATATTAGCTGGTTTGTGTCCAATTACTTGTCCTCCAGTAATTGACTTTCTTTGTGGTTTTATCGGTGCAGTGAATATCTACATGTACGTATTTGGTGTCATCAAATCATTTTCTTTGTACCGTTTCGGTATATTACGATTTATGCTATGCATATGTGGAGCCTTGTCAACAATACCTTTCAacattttaattgaaaatgtaGCAGTCATTTGGGGTTTATTTGGTAAAAAACACAAGTTTTACGTTGTAAACAAGGAGTATAAGCCACCAATAACGGTCTAATTAGTAATAATTAGATagtattcaattattttctagTTTATAACTAATATTAACAATTGAATCTCATTATGTAATAGTACACCATCATAATAATTTGTTCATTCATTGCTGAGCATACATCATTTTTACATATAGATTTATTGGCTTGCTGTTGCATGGCTTAACTCCATGTAACAAGCAGCTATTGCTGCCAGTTTAGTTTCTTTGCTTGGAAAGTTGAAAGCTTCTGacaatgaaatattacaaGTACTTATAACTTTTTGatcacccatttttttttcaagaacttGTGATTTACATTTGATTATAATGGTAgccaataaaattcaaaattgttcAAAGTATTTTAGATAAACATTGAAAGCATTAAGTGTAATCAGATATAAATCAGAGTCTGTGTTAGATGAGATTCTTCGGAAGCAATTAAGATATGATATGATTGAAAACAATATATGAATCGAACTCTATCACGATTAGTTTGTAAATGTttagaatttgaatttcagtcaTCAATGTTACCTGAAAGTTGTAGTTTTTTATAAGTCCCTGGCTTAG is a genomic window containing:
- the LOC107222752 gene encoding mitochondrial inner membrane protease subunit 1 isoform X1, with the protein product MLNKFSFKILGTIGTLLQYGCVTHCALEYVGDFVVCTGPSMEPTIYSNDVLLTEHVSPRLQRIHRGDIVIAKCPSNPCQHICKRVTGVPGDKIHDGFSTYIVPIGHVWLEGDNSNNSSDSRMYGPVPQALLRGRAMCKVWPPSNITVFTTNYAHHK
- the LOC107223121 gene encoding beta-1,4-mannosyltransferase egh, whose translation is MLSSRMKHILHCILLALVVVVFCLVSGGLRWNSDNQVKLDPWNDYGLVGAFVLYFLRILTFLSFPQVLFNFVGLTMYNAFPDKVVLKGSPLLAPFICIRVVTRGDYPHLVKTNVNRNMNKCTEAGLENFQIEVVSDKPIGLAPHRRVRELVIPANYRTSTGALFKARALQYCLENSVNELADHDWIVHLDEETLLTENSVRGILNFVLDGKHQFGQGLITYANEDVVNWITTLADSFRVADDMGKLRLQFSMFHKPLFSMKGSYVVTQVGAEKQVSFDNGLDGSVAEDCFFAMKAFSQGYTFNFVEGEMWEKSPFSLLDFLQQRKRWLQGILLVVHSKVIPIKKKILLAISCYSWVTLPLSTSNVILAGLCPITCPPVIDFLCGFIGAVNIYMYVFGVIKSFSLYRFGILRFMLCICGALSTIPFNILIENVAVIWGLFGKKHKFYVVNKEYKPPITV
- the LOC107222752 gene encoding mitochondrial inner membrane protease subunit 1 isoform X2, giving the protein MIHRSEGCTGPSMEPTIYSNDVLLTEHVSPRLQRIHRGDIVIAKCPSNPCQHICKRVTGVPGDKIHDGFSTYIVPIGHVWLEGDNSNNSSDSRMYGPVPQALLRGRAMCKVWPPSNITVFTTNYAHHK